Proteins from one Sphingobium herbicidovorans genomic window:
- the mgtE gene encoding magnesium transporter — MSERADMAEPRPDELPVDGKTADQAESRHDEDDRLRPDFVSAVLDAVEDGDRDLARDLVSPLHPADIADLLELTPSDRRGEVAAALGDLVGAEVLSELNDYVRDDLLDALEPQQVADFAAELDTDDAVAMIEDMEAADQQAVLDALDPEDRAAIESALSYPEESAGRLMQRDLVAVPEHMTVGQVIDYLRDNRDLTTDFWEIFVVDEAHKPIGTCQLSWILTCPRSIAMADVMKREQTLIPVDMDQEEVALRFQKYALISAAVVDASGRLVGMITVDDIVHIIAEEAGEDILRLSGAGEGDINQPILEAVRTRLSWLVVNLGTAVLAASVVGFFQETISKYVVLAVLMPIVSGMGGNAGTQTMAVAVRALATNQLTSSNTLRQIVREFRIASANGTALGILIGIAVGLIYGNPDLGLVIAIAMLINNLVAGLAGILVPVTLDRFNIDPAVSSAVFVTTLTDVMGFFSFLGLATVWGL; from the coding sequence ATGAGCGAACGAGCCGACATGGCCGAACCCCGGCCGGACGAACTGCCTGTTGACGGCAAGACCGCCGATCAGGCGGAATCACGCCATGACGAGGACGACCGGCTGAGGCCGGACTTCGTGTCCGCCGTGCTGGACGCGGTGGAAGATGGCGACCGCGACCTGGCGCGGGATCTGGTATCGCCGCTGCACCCGGCGGACATTGCCGACCTTCTGGAACTGACCCCATCGGACCGACGCGGTGAGGTGGCGGCGGCGCTGGGCGATCTGGTCGGCGCGGAAGTGCTGTCCGAGCTGAACGACTATGTGCGCGACGATCTGCTCGACGCACTGGAGCCGCAGCAGGTCGCGGACTTCGCCGCTGAACTGGATACCGACGACGCCGTCGCGATGATCGAGGACATGGAGGCGGCCGACCAGCAGGCTGTCCTCGATGCGCTGGACCCCGAAGATCGCGCCGCGATCGAGAGCGCGCTGTCCTATCCGGAAGAATCCGCCGGCCGTTTGATGCAGCGCGATCTGGTCGCGGTGCCTGAACATATGACCGTCGGGCAGGTGATCGACTATCTGCGCGACAATCGTGACCTGACCACCGATTTCTGGGAAATCTTCGTGGTGGACGAGGCGCACAAGCCGATCGGCACCTGCCAGTTGAGCTGGATATTGACCTGCCCCCGCTCCATCGCGATGGCGGACGTCATGAAGCGCGAGCAGACGCTGATCCCGGTCGATATGGACCAGGAAGAAGTCGCGCTGCGTTTCCAGAAATATGCACTTATCTCTGCCGCCGTGGTGGATGCCAGCGGCCGGCTGGTCGGCATGATCACGGTGGACGACATCGTCCACATTATCGCCGAAGAAGCGGGCGAGGACATATTGCGCCTGTCCGGTGCGGGCGAGGGCGACATCAACCAGCCCATATTGGAAGCCGTGCGCACGCGCCTGTCCTGGCTGGTCGTCAATCTGGGCACGGCGGTTCTGGCCGCGTCGGTCGTCGGCTTCTTTCAGGAGACGATCTCCAAATATGTCGTGCTTGCGGTGCTGATGCCTATCGTGTCGGGCATGGGCGGCAATGCGGGAACGCAGACCATGGCGGTCGCGGTGCGGGCGCTGGCCACCAACCAGTTGACCAGTTCCAACACCCTTCGCCAGATAGTGAGGGAATTCCGGATCGCCAGCGCGAATGGAACGGCGTTGGGGATTTTGATCGGGATCGCGGTCGGGCTGATCTATGGCAATCCCGACCTTGGGCTGGTGATCGCGATCGCGATGCTAATCAACAATCTGGTCGCGGGGCTGGCGGGCATATTGGTGCCAGTGACGCTTGATCGGTTCAATATAGACCCGGCGGTGTCATCCGCCGTGTTCGTCACGACGCTGACCGATGTCATGGGGTTCTTTTCTTTTCTCGGGCTGGCGACCGTCTGGGGCTTATAG